The DNA segment GAATAGACCCTGGTAAGGACTATTTTTTTGAGGGAAACCCCGGCGACGATTTGAGCGCCGTGGTCAGGCCGCGCACATCACCGGTTCTCACGCCGGTTCAGACAGACGATGGCGAGCGTTATGTATGGTGCACTTTTAGCGAGGATCAGGTCGACCTTAACTTTGCCAACCCGCAGGTTCTGATCGAGTTTGCGGCCATTATCCGTTATTACCTTGAACGCGGCGTTGTTATCTTTCGGCTGGACGCCGTCGCTTTCCTTTGGAAAGAGCCTGGTACGTCCTGCATTCATCTGCAACAGACCCACGAACTGATCAAGATTTTGCGTTTGCTGATGGAGCACCATAGCCCGGATGCGGTGGTGATTACGGAAACCAATGTGCCCAATCGCGAGAATCTCACCTATTTCGGCAACGCCAACGAAGCCCATGCAATCTATAATTTTTCTTTACCGCCGCTACTGATCAATACGCTGGTAACAGGTGACTGCAAACATCTGAAAACCTGGCTGATGAGTATGCCGCCGGCGCAGATGGGCACCACCTACCTCAATTTCATTGCGTCCCACGACGGGATTGGCATGCGTCCCACAGACGGCTTGCTGACCGAGGAGGAAAGACAACGGTTCATCAATACCATGAACTCGTTCGGCGGGAAGGTGTCTTATCGGCGCACGCCCGACGGCCGGGATCAGCCCTACGAAGTGAACATTGCCCTGTACGATGCGTTAAAGGGCACCGCCGGGAACGGTGCAGACCATTGGCAGCTACAGAGATTTATGTGTGCGCATACGGTGATGCTCGCTTTGGAGGGGATACCCGCTTTTTACATACACAGCTTGCTGGCAACGGAAAACGATACCGCGCGGGTTGAGCATACCAGCCGTTTGCGTTCCATCAATCGCAGCCAGTGGCAGCTTGGCGATCTGGAACGGGAGCTGGATAACCCGCTGAGCCACCACAGCAAAGTCTGTCACGAACTGAAACGCCTGATTGCGATTCGCCGCGGGCAAGCGGCATTTCATCCCAATGCGACCCAGTTCACCTTGCACCTTGGGCTAAAGCTGTTCGGCTTCTGGCGCCAAAGTATGCGGCGGGATCAGTCTATTTTCTGCATTCACAATATCAGTGACGAGATACAGCAGGTGGCGCTTAGTGATATCAACCTGATTGGCACAGATCATTGGTTTGACTTGATCTCGGGTATGCCCATAGAGAACCTGTCGGGCAGTATCACACTTAAGCCCTATCAGAGTGTCTGGTTGTCTAATCGCAAGTAGGGCAGAATGCCTTCATGCCCAAAACGCTTGCCCTTCGACAACCCAGAATACTCCTGCTTTCGGCTTATGACGCAGGCAGCCATCGTTGCTGGAGAAAGCAGTTGGTGCTTAGCCAGCCGGAATTTGAATGGCATGTGCTTGCCCTGTCGCCGAGATTTTTCCGCTGGCGGATTCGAGGTAACGCGCTGACCTGGCTGAGCGAGCCGCTGTTGAAGGAGCATTGGGACCTGCTGTTAGTGACGTCCATGGTTGATCTGGCGTCAGTTCGGGGTTTTCATCCGAACCTGGCCCATACGCCAGCGTTGCTTTATATGCATGAAAATCAGTTTGCCTATCCGGCATCCGATGGCCAGCACAATAGCATTGATCCTCAAATGGTGAACTTATACAGCGCTATTGCTGCCGATACCGTGCTGTTCAACAGCGACTGGAACCGGCGCAGCTTTCTCGAGGGTGTTGAGCAACTCTTCCGGCGATTGCCCGATGGTATCCCGGAGGGAACTCTCGAACTCATCTCCGCGAAATCCCGGGTTCTGCCGGTCCCCATCGACGACCCTGTGTTCCTCAGTGAAGCGGAACGCCAGAGCCTTGAGGCGGGCGAGCGTTTATGGCGCAATGGCCTTGAGCCCGAGCCTGGTGCATTACCCCTCAGAATTGTGTGGGCGGCGCGCTGGGAATACGACAAGGGTCCTGATCGGCTGCTCGCGATTCTGCAGGAGCTTGAGCGCAGAGCGTTGAGTTTTCAGGTCTGTGTCCTTGGTGAAAGTTTCCGCAAAGTCCCTGAAGCCATGACGACTATTCAACAGCAGTTTGCTCACCGACTCGTGCAGTTTGGGTACGCATCGAGCCGCAGCGAGTATTACGAGTGGCTGGGGAGTGCGGACGTGATTCTTTCAACCGCGTTACATGAGTTTCAGGGGCTGGCGGTGCTTGAGGCGGTGGCCGCTGGCTGTGTGCCCATTGTGCCGGCAAGGGAAGTCTACCCGGAGTTGTTTGCACCGGAATACTTGTATCCGGACTGTGGCGACGACATTCCGGCCGAGGCGGCTCATGCAGCGACGTTGATTGAAAAGCAGGCTGTGGATGGCCATGGTGATCGATTAACAGTGCCAGGTGTGCAGCGTTTCAGCCTCGGTGCATTAAAGCCGAAATATGAGGCGTTACTGTTAGAAGCACTCTTTTGAAGCCGTGAATATTGAGCTCTTACGAGAGAATGCAGCCATTCACGGCCAGGTTTCCGGCACAACAAACACCCGGTCTGTTTCCAGCCAGCTTCCCGTTTGGTGATCTCGCCGCATTATGGCGAACAGCTGCGGAACCACTTTGCTCTCAACACGTTTCAGTGCTTCCAGAACATGTTCGATATCCGGCTGTTCGCTTTGACACCAGTTGCCAATCCAGTGAGGTTTGTTGAGTACAACCCAGTGTGACGTGTTCAAGGCTCTTGCGTCATGGGCGTACATCCAGCGCCCGCGTAAATGGTCCGCTGGAACATAATCCGGGGTTACCACGAGCTGGTCGTCTGGATAGAAAAGATACCCTGGCATAAATATTCGCGGAGTCAGCGGGCCTGTTATATGGGATTCTGCGAGCAGGGCAAGAGTTTCCGGTAGCAGTGTGCGGCGGCTCTGTTGTTCCAACAGGCTGGTTGTTTTCACGTCCAGCCGGTCGCGAGCGTTGGGGCCGTACCAGAGTGTTGAGCCCGTGAGTTCAGACACGCCGAGATAGAACTTGATAGCGATCTCGTGGTGTTCAATGCGGTCGTTTGTCCGGTTGTCGACCACGAAATCCAGTTCGCCAATGGTGCGCCCGCGTGATTGGATCTGCTGGTTTTTTAGCAGAATTGGCCAGCCGAGCAAGTCCTCGAGCAAAACCTGATACAGCCGCTCGAAATAGAAGCCTAATCTGCGCTGTGGCGGTTCAAACAGTATAGGTGGTGCCGTTTTTGTGTCCTGATCCCAGGCTTTAAGAATATGGGTATAGCCCGAGGGCAGATACTGTGCCGGTGTAAAAGTGACTGGCGAGCGCATCAGCTGCGGGGTTTGGCACAGCCATGCGAGATGCCTGATGGCCGGCGTTCGGTAACTGTTGATTAAAGGAAAGACGTGGTTTGCATCCATTCGCCCAGAATACCGTAAACTGTTCGTTAATAAAGGTGCGAGTGTTCTGCGGGGCGGCCGCCGAACCGAGAAGACTTGCTGCATTAAGCAATAGAAAAGAACGGGAGAAAGTATGCAATACCTTCACACGATGATCCGGGTGAGCAATCTGGATGACACCCTGCATTTTTTCTGTGACTTGCTGGGAATGAAAGAAGTCGGTCGAAAAGACAGCGAAAAAGGCCGTTTTACCCTGGTATTTCTCGCTTCGAGAGACGACGAAGAGCGAGTGAAAGCCGATCGCGCACCGTCGTTGGAACTGACCTATAATTGGGACCCGGAAGAGTACAGCGGCGGCCGAAACTTCGGCCATCTGGCCTATCGGGTCGACGACATTTATCAGTTGTGCGGGCACCTGCAAGCCGGCGGCGTTACCATTAATCGCCCGCCCCGTGACGGCTATATGGCATTCGTGCGCTCGCCCGACGGTATTTCTATTGAGCTGCTGCAGAAGGGTGAGGCGCTTGCACCCCGTGAACCCTGGGCCAGTATGGAAAACAGCGGTAGCTGGTAAGGGGCACAATAATCAGCGCGGAAAAGGAATCCTGCGCTTGGCATACAAGGAGAGTAAGAATGGAAGATTGGCAAGGATGCCTGGCACCGCAATGCCAGAATGCGCTGGCGAATGCGCGCGCGCTGGTATTAAAGCGCGGCGGAGCGGCGATTACCGTTGAAGATTTTTTGCTGGCTCTGCTTGACAGTTGCCAAAGCCTTAGTCGTTTTTTGACAACCTGCAGTATCGACCTTGATGAGTTGACGCGCACGGTGCAGTGCGAACAGCCGGTTGTTACCGGGGTGTCTGCGGAAGGTTTACTGTCTAGCCAGCTGGTGCATTGGTTTGCCAGAGCGCGTGAGTTGAACGACGCGCCCTGGTTAGACTGGCCGGTGCTGCTGCAAACCCTTACCCACAAAACAGAACGCTTGCAGGAAAAAGCGTACGTTGCGGTGTTGGAACGGGTGTCGACCTGGCCACCCAGCGTCGACGAGCTGACAATGAAGGCAGCGTCTAACTCTGCTGGTGTGCCCATGGTGGTGGCACAGGTGGATTGGATTGAGCTTGCCCATACCGTAGCGGTAGACATCAGCACAAACCCTAAAACGTTGTTGTGGGTGAAAGGCCCTCGGGGCGGTGGTAAAACCTGCTGGCTGGAAAGTGTATTGCCATTGCTGGGTATCGACTACAAGCGACTGAATTTGCGCTGCGAGTCAGACGTGCTGACGCTTGCTGAAGGCGCCCGTCACAGGCTGCGCTCGCTTCAACACTGCGGAGGGTGGCCGCTGTTGGTGATGGACGGCCTGGCGCCCCAGGATCTTTTGCAGCTGGTGGGCCGGCCTGGCAGTGTCGTGGGCGACGTACTGGCCGCTTGGGGCGGGCCCATGTTGCTGCTGGCTGATGAGCGCATAAAAGCCAAGGCGCAGCATATTGGTCAACTACAGCTGTGTCTGGGTCGCTCGCTGACCAGCATGATATTGCCGCCCTGTGGCGCTGGCCAGCTCTACGCTATTGTGGTGGCTCATCAGCCGGCGATAGAGCGCCAGTGGAATATAGAGCTGGAGCCTGCGGCGATTGATTTCGCTGTTGCGCAGTGCCACCGGTTCGAATGCTGTCCGGGCGAGCTGCTGGTGTGGTTTAAGCGCGCGGCTGCGAGCCTGAATCTGTTTGCCTTGCGTGGTAGCAGCGAATCTGTCGCTCTAGCAGCACAAATTCAAACTCTGGAGTGTCAGCGCCTGGTGGCTCATGCGCGCCAGAGCGGTATTGGCGAGCCGGACCTGGCGCTGGAAAAGCTGGTTTGGCAACAACAGGTCGCAGCAAACGACTGGCATCAGCGTCATGCACGCGGAAGCTTGCGAAAGCTGGGCGTTGCTGATTTGCAGGCCGAGCTGAAATGTCGGCTTGCAGCGAATTTAGCGGGCGTTCACACTGTTCACCACTAGGCGCAAGGTCGCAGGTGTTGAGCCCTTGTCATCAGTTTTAAAATTGTTGGGAGATTGTTTGGGTGCAGGATTTGGAAATTTATATACGCGACCTTGAAGCCGGGGCAGTATCGCGCTGGTTGTCTGATCAATTAGGCCAGGTGTCGCTGGATGACGAGGTCATAACCGGTTTTGTGAAAGGTTACGCCCGTTACGATGGGCAGACGCTGTCGTTGTCGCTTTACCCGGGTGCTGGTGGCAAACGCTTTACGTGTCTGGTGATTGAGGGGCCATCGCTGCCCTGGAACAGCGATTTGGATTGCGCTCGCAGTGCTTGGCGCGCGATCGGTGGTGAGCTACGTTGCAGCCCGAGTAATTGGGCCGAAGGCGACGACGCCACTGAAGAGAGATGGTGGCGAATTGATGAGCGTGGTGAGCTTCCGGCCATATGGAATTAATAGAAAAGCGGAATTAGTAGAAGAGTGAATTAGTAAAAGAATAGAAAAAAGGGATGGGGCTTTTGGCCCCATCCCTTTTTTGTTCTAACAGCGAAGGAAAACGTGGTGTAGATTACTCGCTGAGAATTGACACGTTATCGGCCTGCAGGCCTTTGTCGGCGTCAATTACGCTAAAGCGCACCAGCTGACCCTGGCGCAAAACGCGGCGACCACTGCCACGAATAGCGCGGAAGTGAACAAAGATTTCATCACCGCTGTCGCGAACAATAAAGCCGAAGCCTTTTTTCACGTTGAACCATTTAACGGTGCCGTCTTCGTCGCCCTCAGGGGTGTTGTCGTCGAAGTCGTCATCGTCATCGTGGTGCATGTTACCGCTTTTTTGAGCCGGTACATGGGCACGACGAGGCGTTGCGGGTGCGCGAGGTTGAGCGGCTTTAGCGGGTGCAGCGACCGGTCGTTTGGTGCTGACCACAACGGTGATAAAACCAGCGATGGCAAATATCACCACGGCAATCACGTAAGCGGCAATGCCCTGGGCGCTGCCCAGAACGAAGGGGGTGCTGTTGGCCACGGTACTGGTTTCAGACTGGGACAGAATCTGGAACAGCTCCGGGGAAAAGGAAACCAGCAAAAAGCCGAGAATAAAGGGAGCGGGAATCGCGATCAATAAGGCAGCAACGATCGCTTTGGCTGGATTACGCATGTGAATTGAAAATCTCCTGAATGATAACGCTAACGATAAATAACCGGATATGGGGTAAAATGACACTTCCGGCTGCATGAAGGCGGCATCTTAACAGATAACGGCAGGAACTCACTAAAACCATGACGGATAAACGACTGGAACATCGGCTTGACGAGCTGGAAATGCGGATTGCGTTTCAGGATGACGTAATAAACACGCTGAGCGAGCAGATGGCGACTCAAGAGCTGGAGCTGCGTCAGCTGTGGGAAGCCAAACAGCTACTGCACAGGCAGTTGAAAGAAGTGTCTGGCTCTAACCTTCGCAGTGAAGAAGAAGAAATCCCGCCGCCCCATTATTGAAGCGGCAGAGCGTTAACGCTTTACATGGCCACTGTATGCGCCAGGCAAGGTACTTTTCAGGCCAATAACTCCACTAGAATTTCTTCGTAAATTTGCGACAAGGTATCCAGGTCGTCTGCGCTGACGCATTCATTTACTTTATGAATGGTCGCGTTTATGGGGCCCAGTTCCACCACCTGAGCACCCGTAGGCGCGATAAAGCGGCCGTCGGACGTGCCGCCAGACGTAGACAGCTCGGTTTCACGGCCGCAGACTCTGGCAATGGCCGCTGTTGACGCTGACACCAGCGCGCCTTTGTCGGTCAGAAACGGTCGGCCACTCAAATGCCACTGCAAATCGTAATTCAGCGAGTGTCTCCCCAATACTGCCACAACCCGCTCCTCCAGGCTTTCGGCGGTACTTTCCGTACAATAGCGGAAGTTGAAGTGCACCAGGCATTCGCCGGGAATCATATTGCTGCCGGTGCCTGCCTCTACCTTGGTAATCTGGAACGTGGTGGGCGGAAAGTAATCGTTGCCGTTGTCCCAGAATTCCTGCGCCAGATC comes from the Marinobacter psychrophilus genome and includes:
- a CDS encoding SlyX family protein translates to MTDKRLEHRLDELEMRIAFQDDVINTLSEQMATQELELRQLWEAKQLLHRQLKEVSGSNLRSEEEEIPPPHY
- a CDS encoding VOC family protein, with amino-acid sequence MQYLHTMIRVSNLDDTLHFFCDLLGMKEVGRKDSEKGRFTLVFLASRDDEERVKADRAPSLELTYNWDPEEYSGGRNFGHLAYRVDDIYQLCGHLQAGGVTINRPPRDGYMAFVRSPDGISIELLQKGEALAPREPWASMENSGSW
- a CDS encoding tRNA-queuosine alpha-mannosyltransferase domain-containing protein, which gives rise to MPKTLALRQPRILLLSAYDAGSHRCWRKQLVLSQPEFEWHVLALSPRFFRWRIRGNALTWLSEPLLKEHWDLLLVTSMVDLASVRGFHPNLAHTPALLYMHENQFAYPASDGQHNSIDPQMVNLYSAIAADTVLFNSDWNRRSFLEGVEQLFRRLPDGIPEGTLELISAKSRVLPVPIDDPVFLSEAERQSLEAGERLWRNGLEPEPGALPLRIVWAARWEYDKGPDRLLAILQELERRALSFQVCVLGESFRKVPEAMTTIQQQFAHRLVQFGYASSRSEYYEWLGSADVILSTALHEFQGLAVLEAVAAGCVPIVPAREVYPELFAPEYLYPDCGDDIPAEAAHAATLIEKQAVDGHGDRLTVPGVQRFSLGALKPKYEALLLEALF
- a CDS encoding sugar phosphorylase, whose amino-acid sequence is MSQVLKSKLVSMLEAVYPALDCDFLAERLLTTMGLRPDQPPPPAHQSHWSESDVVLITYADTVQQGEEKPLATLHQFLNRHFSDSVSAVHILPFFPYSSDDGFSVMDYLAVNESHGGWEDIEAIAQDFKLMADLVVNHMSARSRWFENFRKRIDPGKDYFFEGNPGDDLSAVVRPRTSPVLTPVQTDDGERYVWCTFSEDQVDLNFANPQVLIEFAAIIRYYLERGVVIFRLDAVAFLWKEPGTSCIHLQQTHELIKILRLLMEHHSPDAVVITETNVPNRENLTYFGNANEAHAIYNFSLPPLLINTLVTGDCKHLKTWLMSMPPAQMGTTYLNFIASHDGIGMRPTDGLLTEEERQRFINTMNSFGGKVSYRRTPDGRDQPYEVNIALYDALKGTAGNGADHWQLQRFMCAHTVMLALEGIPAFYIHSLLATENDTARVEHTSRLRSINRSQWQLGDLERELDNPLSHHSKVCHELKRLIAIRRGQAAFHPNATQFTLHLGLKLFGFWRQSMRRDQSIFCIHNISDEIQQVALSDINLIGTDHWFDLISGMPIENLSGSITLKPYQSVWLSNRK
- a CDS encoding DUF1853 family protein, with translation MDANHVFPLINSYRTPAIRHLAWLCQTPQLMRSPVTFTPAQYLPSGYTHILKAWDQDTKTAPPILFEPPQRRLGFYFERLYQVLLEDLLGWPILLKNQQIQSRGRTIGELDFVVDNRTNDRIEHHEIAIKFYLGVSELTGSTLWYGPNARDRLDVKTTSLLEQQSRRTLLPETLALLAESHITGPLTPRIFMPGYLFYPDDQLVVTPDYVPADHLRGRWMYAHDARALNTSHWVVLNKPHWIGNWCQSEQPDIEHVLEALKRVESKVVPQLFAIMRRDHQTGSWLETDRVFVVPETWP
- a CDS encoding cold-shock protein; the encoded protein is MRNPAKAIVAALLIAIPAPFILGFLLVSFSPELFQILSQSETSTVANSTPFVLGSAQGIAAYVIAVVIFAIAGFITVVVSTKRPVAAPAKAAQPRAPATPRRAHVPAQKSGNMHHDDDDDFDDNTPEGDEDGTVKWFNVKKGFGFIVRDSGDEIFVHFRAIRGSGRRVLRQGQLVRFSVIDADKGLQADNVSILSE